ACTTTAGCCAGCCGCCCGCCAAGCTAACTTGCGCGTTCAATGGTTCAGTGATAACCGCTTCAGCATGTTCGTTGTCTGTTGTTGTGTCTATTATTAATTCATGTGCCTGCATTGACACACTGGAGTGGCTCATAGTTGCTCCGCCAGACCAGTTTATATTTCCTCCATCCACCCTGAGACTTGCCTATCTTTAGTTCCGTCTGGCTGGATTTTTTTTGCCCAGGCCGTGCATCACCGAGGCTGCGGAGTACCGCTATGAACCCCGTTAATGCTACCGCTCTGTACGTGTCCGCCAGCCGGGCCGTGCTGCAGTGTGACCCGCGGCAGCCTCACACCTTCGCGGATATGTACACGCTTCTCCCCTTCTTCCGACAGTCCCTAGCATGCCTTGTCTGTGGTAAGCATCCTGTAAATATCAGGGTATAATAGCAATGCATATCACTTTAAAttatgttgttttgtgtcacctcactgcaagattATCCAATTGTTCGTGATGCAACATTTGTTTTTGTTCCTGAATTAAATCAGTGTTTCCTAACCTTACTTTTCATATTGACTGTGTGACATGGGCGTGCGTGTGCTCGCAACAGTTGACACGATGTGTGGTGCTCACAATCGTGGTTTCCTTAGCAACCGAGCCTGAGTAGCAGTCATCTGTCCTGTTGTCATGATAGATGACTCCTCTGTTGTAGTGTCTGCTCTGCTGCAGAACCATGTGTTTCCTATTCATGCTCTATTTACTCAGCTTAGCTAGAGGAACATCAACACTGGCACAGCTTGCATTTAGAGATGAGCAATAGTGACATCATGATATACTAGTTCTGACCTCAGCCGATTATGTAATAGTGTTTCTGTCATGATTACTTCTGCTTTCATGCAGTACTTAACTAAACTACATGTTTGGTGATCTAAGTGAAACACAatacatgatgtgaacatgATGATTATGTAGATTGGAGCCTACTTTGTTAATATCAATACACAGGGACAGATACATTCAGAAAAGAACATGCAAGAAACATTTAAGGTTTAGAAACATAAAATCCCACATTAGGATCTTGGTATCAAAtccagttttatttatatagcacattttcaaaacgatttttggtcgagtcaaagtgctgtacatataataattaCCTTACAGTAAGGAcactatacagtaaatacaacagcacagtttgtgcagaatatcagtatgacaccctctgaccttagaccctcacatcgttcAAGGAAAGACTTCCGGagaaaaaacccacagtttaaaggggacatgggagaaacctcagggagagcaacagaggagggatccctctcccaggacggacagacgtgcaataggtgCCGTGTGTATGACATTTATTAGTTTCCTTTATTGGCTTGAAATGCACTAGTACTGAAAAATTATTTAGCATCTAATTTGGATTGTTGGTCATACATAACAAGCTATTTGAACAAGAACCGTAAGTTCGGGAAAAAATGTGAAATGACAATTCTAATGCTTTAAATACCAATGTGTTAAAAATAATTGTCAGATATTCATTCCAATTGGTAAAACGTTTAGGGGTATCTATAAGTTCACCACCCTGCGGCAATAACCAAGGATTTTAAATGATGGTGAATGTTGATAGCTACACTGACTTCTTAAATGTGCCATCGTTGCTTCACATTCGTGCAAAGTGGATAAACACATGGACTAACACCTCGTCCTGTTTTTGTTTTAGGTCAATTGCTCCAGGATCCCATTTCCCCAACACATGCAGAGTGTCAGCATTTTGTCTGTTTGGGCTGTAAAGGCCAGAAGATGCAGTTAAGGACGCCGTGCAGCCGCTGTAAAGACTATTCCAGCTTCCATGGGAACAATCAGCTCTCTCTGCTGGTACAATGCTACAGGAAGCTCTGCCTCTATGTAACTCACTCGCCGTTGCTGCAATCGATCAGCACCCATCTGGGAGGCTCTCCAGAGGTTATGGCCTTGCTGGAGGAGGTGCTTATGTCACatgaggaggagatggagacagATGACCCAAGCCTAGCCCAGGAAGATGTGAACCCGTCGGCCCCTGAGTCCCTCACCCCCACAGAGGCACCACCTGCTCCTGCAGAGCTCTCAGCTGTGCCCCAGAGCTCCTCCTCTGACCCTCCCCATTCAAATGGACCACAAGAATGCAATGGAGAAGTGCTGGAGGACCTGGATCCCTCTTCTCCTGAGCTGGAAGTATGCGAGCTGGTAGAGGAGCAGCCACAGGCAGGCCTATCTGTGTCCAATACTGGTTGTGGTGGTCTGGAACTGAATTTGACCACTGGACCTTTAGCCCCTACTCCAGGCACTGTGTGCTCACTCAGGGACGGGGAACCTAGCAGCAGGGAGCTGGAGGAGGGGGAGGTGTTGCTCCTCAGTGTGGAGGAGGTGTTACAGACTTTGGATCCCCTCCAGCCGGGTCGAGACTCTCCTCACACACAGCCAGAACAtatgcacactcacacacgcatcACAACGGACAGAGCACACGCTCAAATGTACATACAGCTGGACGCAGCTCACAATTACACACAGATTCAAACAGACAGGACTAACACAATGGTGAGTCACGGCGCTCACATACACGCGTCCTCTTTTGTTCCCCCTCTGACCTCCAAGCCCCCGCCAGTCCGCCTTAAACGTAAGCGTTCTCGTTCAGAGAGTGACAGGGAAAAGGTGAAGCCCCTTCCCATTGCCTCCATCCTACAGGGCCCCTCCGCACATTCACAcactccagtcccctctcagaCACTGTACTTGCAACCGCCTACACCCTCCCTAACTGTACAAGCACACTCATACTCGTCCCTTTCCAATGGTGCGCCCCCTAAACCCAGTCGCCCTGCGCCAAATAACAATAAAGCTGCCAGGAAGCATGTCGAAGCTGCTGGCCCTAAGAAGCCCCACCCGAAGGCGCGCAGCGGTGGAGGCTCCAAAACCAAGGACGGAAACAAAGAGCAGAGGTTGATGTCCGGCTGCCATGTGCCCCCTGCGCCTGTTAGGCCGCCCTATAAGAAGCCAGTGGAGAAGAAGGGCTGTAAGTGTGGCAGGGCTACCCAGAATCCGTCTGTGCTGACCTGCAGGGGGCAACGTTGTCCATGCTACTCAAACCGCAAGGTAAGAGTAATCTGGGCCTATTTTTAATACTAATATTAATGGAATCATTATTTTATTGGGTGTAGATCTGTGTAAACTTTAATTTGATAAAactataatatttgttttatataagtagAAAATGTCACCTGAAAACCAGTCTTTATAATGTCactgttttttttacaaatatAGGTTTATTGCTCTACTGAAAATGTATCATACTGCTGTTCTTATTCAAACCTGACTACCTCCTCAAAGTCACGTGGGTTTAGATCAGTCATTTGGCGGCCTATCAGACACTGGTGGGATGAAAATAGAcgaaacacttttttttatcaCCTTTCTCAGGCATGCTTAGATTGTATCTGTCGAGGTTGCCAGAACTCCTACATGGCCAACGGGGAGAAGAAGCTGGAGGCCTTCGCCGTGCCGGAGAAAGCCTTGGAGCAGACGCGGCTCACGCTGGGCATCAACCTCACCAGCATCACGGCTGCAGCGGCACTCCGAAACCCGGCGACCACCAGCATCCGCACGAACACCCTCCTCAATGTCGCCACGGCAACAGGGACCCCTGTTACCACGGCCTTCCTGTCCCCCAGCCCCCCGCAAGAGCCCACCTATGAGGACAGCCTGGAGCTGCTGATTGGATGAGAGGCTGGGACTCCAAAAATAGATGGCTCGATGCCGATTGAATGTGATGGCTGATCATTGTTTctatgacccccccccccccccccttcctcaaTCTAAGGCAGCTATGGGTCTGTCCTGTTCTGTAACctgctcttcttctgtgttggaAAGTAGTAAGACTAGCATGGGTGTGCCAAAGCCTCCTGTATTGTGCCTGTGTGCCGGTGTGTATCGTTGCCTGTCTGTAGTTAATCACCTATACTCGGCTCCCAGGCTGTCCTGTACTCCAGAGGTGCTTTTTGTTCATTAACCAGACGTACTGTACGAGGCAATAGGAACCCATAATACCAGGTTTTGTGTTTGTTAGTGTGTGCGCAGCTGGGATGATACCTGCACCATCTCAGTCACCTGCTCAGTGCTTTCTCCCACGTGTGAGTATTACTCCATGTATGTTAAAGAAATGCATTACTGGCATCAGGATGGCCCTTACTAACCCTTAACCCCCGTGTGTGTTCACAGCGTAATGGTGAATGAATCTTGTGACTAATCTATGGAGAAGTTATGTCCCACACAAGTCTCTATGCCTTTTCTATCTCATTAGCTCACTCAATCCAAGTACTGTCGGCCGATAATGAATTTGTCTTAATGAACTTGACTGATGCAGGCATTGTACACGCAGCGAGATAATGTCAAAGCACTTGGCTGGCTCCACGGTttctgtgagagtgtgtgtgtgtgtgtgagtgtgtgtgtgtgtgtgtgcgcctgcTGAGATTTACTGTAATGTCAGTGCGGAGGCGGCTGGTGGGTTGAAAGCACTTAGTCTGATTGATCGGCCAAAAAAAAACTGAAACCATTCTTGGTAACCATAGCAATAGGAGCATCAACAAGGAGCCTCCCAGCTCTGGTGCACACATGCAGTTGTTTACAGTATTGCCATTAATATAGACTATACCTGGCTGTCTTCTACACATATTATGGATAtggcgtgcgtgtgtgtttggatCAACTGAAGCCATAGATTGTCATTAACGAGACAAAGTATCCTCGGCGTGTGCATAAACCCACCCCCAGTTGTAGTGTCCCGACTGATTAGTGACCAACTCAGAAGCTATTTTTGATACCAAGTGTTAGAGATTTGGTAACACTTGTCTTTTTTGTGTTTTGGTTGAAGCACCTTGAAGCCCTCCTATAACTCGAGGCTGTGTTTTGTCTGTGCTTGTGTTTACTGTCTGTAACTACAACATGTTTGTCAGTCCAGTCACGGCAACCAAAAAGAGACTGAAGGAGAGAGCGGGAGGACTCAGGCTGACCAAACTTACACCGTGGTCCTCAACTCATAGACCAGGAAGTAGCAGGAGGATGACAGTACGGTCTGATCTATCTTCctgcgtgtgtgtatgtttcaAAGTGTATTTCTTTTGGGCATTACTTGAACCCTGATTAGTTTTtggtatgttttttttaatgtaaaaacTCTTGTTTGAGGAGCGACTCTTATTCTTGCTGAAACATTCACTGCCATAATATGGAAACATGTAATACAACATGAATTAAATGATAGTTTTTTACTTTTTCAGTATTTTGGCTTTTTTGTGCAGCAGGGACAtttatggggatttgttgttcAGAGCTACAAACGATGATGTGTCAAGAAAACACTCTTGAAACAATTTACAGTATTGGAGGCACATTAATCCTGCCAATGCAACATCTCTCCAATTTCTATTGGCCTGATAAATATGACTGTCTACTATACTATACATTATATGATTTCCCTTTAAAATCATCCCTAAAGTTGATCTTTTCCTCACCTCTATAACCATAACATATATAAAAATCCCATGTACTATatcacatacactgaacaaaaatatatac
The sequence above is drawn from the Pseudochaenichthys georgianus chromosome 22, fPseGeo1.2, whole genome shotgun sequence genome and encodes:
- the msl2a gene encoding E3 ubiquitin-protein ligase MSL2a, giving the protein MNPVNATALYVSASRAVLQCDPRQPHTFADMYTLLPFFRQSLACLVCGQLLQDPISPTHAECQHFVCLGCKGQKMQLRTPCSRCKDYSSFHGNNQLSLLVQCYRKLCLYVTHSPLLQSISTHLGGSPEVMALLEEVLMSHEEEMETDDPSLAQEDVNPSAPESLTPTEAPPAPAELSAVPQSSSSDPPHSNGPQECNGEVLEDLDPSSPELEVCELVEEQPQAGLSVSNTGCGGLELNLTTGPLAPTPGTVCSLRDGEPSSRELEEGEVLLLSVEEVLQTLDPLQPGRDSPHTQPEHMHTHTRITTDRAHAQMYIQLDAAHNYTQIQTDRTNTMVSHGAHIHASSFVPPLTSKPPPVRLKRKRSRSESDREKVKPLPIASILQGPSAHSHTPVPSQTLYLQPPTPSLTVQAHSYSSLSNGAPPKPSRPAPNNNKAARKHVEAAGPKKPHPKARSGGGSKTKDGNKEQRLMSGCHVPPAPVRPPYKKPVEKKGCKCGRATQNPSVLTCRGQRCPCYSNRKACLDCICRGCQNSYMANGEKKLEAFAVPEKALEQTRLTLGINLTSITAAAALRNPATTSIRTNTLLNVATATGTPVTTAFLSPSPPQEPTYEDSLELLIG